The DNA window AAGAAGAGCCGAAAGCAGGTCCGCAGCCTGAGCAAGGGGAAGCCCTGCCGCCTGCTACGACGGGTGGAGGAGACCGTCGAGCAGCTGCGCACGAGCGGGGAGATCGGCGACAACGTGAGGCCTCTCATCGTCGTGGTGCGACAGCGCCCGCGCAAGAAGGGGCGCCGCGCCGCCAAGTTGTGGGGGCTCGGATAGGCGTCTCGGTCCAATCGCCCCACGTGCCCTGCTCGAGCGTTCGGGATGCAAAAGAAGAGCCTCATCCCGACTCCGCTCATCCCGAATCAGCCTCGTAAGGCTATCGAGATCGTCGAGCCCTCTCTTCCCACTCGACAGCGCCTCTTTCAAATCCTCTCGTTTTTCTTCGGCCTTGCGGGCGGTGCCATTGTCGCGCGGCTGTGGCCTTCGTTGGCTCCCGTCCACGCCGACCCGGAGAAATATGCGCTGCGTGTGCGCCTGTTCATGGAGAGCATGGGCGGGCTGTGGGTCAAGGTTGGCCAGATTCTGGCCATGCGCCGGGACCTTTTCTCCGAGGCGTTCTGTAACGAGCTTTCTCGCCTCCAGAATCGAGCGCACGGATTTCCGGCACACTACGCGCGAAGCATCATCGAGGAGGAACTGGGCGCGCCAATCGACTCCATCTTCGTGGAGTTCGATGATCGACCTCTTGCCGCCGCGTCGGTCGGACAGGCGCACCGCGCGCGCCTGAAAGACAATGGCGTCGAGGTCGTGGTCAAGGTGCAGCGACCCAACGCCAAGGCGAGCTTCGAGAAGGATTTCGTTCTCCTGCGCCGTCTCGTGAGATTCTTGACGTTCATCCGATTCAGCCCGGAGTCCCGCTGGTCGGAGATGTACACGGAGGTCGAGAGCGCAATCCTCGAGGAACTCGACTATCGCCAGGAGGCGACGTCGCTGCGACGGATGCGCAAGAATCTCCGTGACCACAAGATCTATGTGCCGAAGGTCTTTCTGAGCTTCTGCACGGATCGGGTGCTGGTGATGGAGATGGTGCACGGGGTGTACATGTCCGAGTACATCCAGACCGTGGTCGCCAATCCGGACCGCGCACGCGCGTGGCTCAAGGAAAACCAGATCTCTGCGAGTCGTCTCGGCAAGCGATTGTGGTTCTCCTACCTGCGACAGCTCTTCGAGGACAACCTCTATCACTGTGACCTTCACCCAGGGAACATCCTGGTGATGCGCAAAGGCCGCATCACGCTCATCGATTTTGGCTCGGTCGCGACGTCGGACCGCTCGCAGCTCGAGAAGTTCCGCCTGCTCTACAAGGCAATGGGGGACAAGGACTTCCGCAAAGTCGCGGAGATGTTCCTCCTGCTCGCTCCGCCGCTTCCAAACAAAGATCTGACAGAGGCCAAGGAGGACGTGGTCCGTCTCTTCCGTGAGTTCGAGTCGCTGGTGAAGGTCAAGGCGCTGCCCTACCACCAGAAGTCGCTGAGCCGATTGCTCGGCGATACGGCGAATGTGCTCGCGAGCCACGGCGTGCCGGCTGCATGGGATTTCCTGCGTGTCACCCGATCCAGCACCACCCTGGACGCGTCGCTGATGTTCCTGGTGCCGGACATCGACTTCCTGAAGATCGCACAGCAGCACGTGCGCAGTGAGAGCGGGCGCCAGCAGAACAAGAAGAGGTCGGATCCGAAGCTGGTGCGCGCCCAGCTCGCCAATATGGCGGAGCAGGGAGGGATGTTGACCAAGTTCGCCGAGAATGCCTATTTCGAAGGTGAATACCTGCGGCAGCGCGCCCTCCCGTTCGAGGGATACATCTCGAAAGCGACGCACGTTGGATTCACGGTGTTCCACCTCCTGGCCCGGGCCGCCTTGCTCTCTGCGCTGGTCCTCATCGTGGGCTATGCTCACCAGCACTTCGACGCGTTCGGGGCACTCCGCGGGCAGTGGGTGTACGCCCAGCTCGAGCGCATCCCGCGTCTTTCGAGCACGTTCTGGCTGCTCTGCACTTTCGTGGCCCTGTACACGGTCCACGAGTTCACCTTGATGAGGGGCATCTTCGAGGAGCCCGAACCGACTCGCCCGGAAGGGGACCGCCGCTGAGCGGCAGAGGCAGGCACACAGCAATGGCCTCGCGTAAATTCAAAGAAGAGTGGGCGCCGACGCCATTGCGGTTCCAGGCCGACGTGCGGGCCAGGGCCGAGAAGTCGGAGTTTTCCCGTCCAGTCAGCGGTTTTGGGGGACTGTTCGTCGCTGGCTGGTTCTTCCTGGTCATGGCCTTTCGTGTCCTCGCGATCCGGCTATGGCCAGCGTTCGGGCGAGGGCGTTACGATTCGCGGGAAAATGGTCGCTATGTACGCCGGTTCGTCGAGCGAATGGGCGGCATGTGGGTGGTCATGGCGCGCATGGCATCGCTGCGTGTCGACCTCCTCGGAGCAGGGCTGTGCCAAGAACTCTCGCTGACGCGTGATCGCGCCATGCCCGTGCCCATGGGTGTGCTCCGCAAGGTGATCGACGAGGAACTCCAGAAGCGCGGCGCCACGGTCGATCAGGTGTTCGACGAGCTTCATGAGCGCCCCATGAATGCGAGGGCGTTCAGCCAGTTCCACCTGGGACGCCTCAAGGAGGGTGGGCACCAGGTGGTGGTCCGGGTGCGTCCGCCGGATGCGGTGCAGCGAGCCAAGACCGACTGGGCGCACATGCAATTTTTCCTGGGGCTGTTCGAACGCTTCGGGATCCTGCCGCATCTTCGCTGGAAAGCGCTGATGTTCGAGGTCAAGAAGGCGACGGACGATCAGCTCGACTTTCGCACCGAGGAGGCTGAGGTCCGACGCATCAGCAAGATCCTGCGCTCGCGGCGAATCTACGTGCCTCGGCTTCACCGCCGCTACACGGGCGAGCGCCTGCTGGTCTCCGAGTACATCCGCGGGGTGAGCGTCGAGGACCTCGATGTCGCTCTCCGTCAGGATCGCGAGGGGGTCGCTCTATGGATGCAGCAGAATGGCATCAATCCGCCGCGCATCTGTCGGCGCCTGTTCCAGGCTCGCCTCGAGCTGCTGTTCGAGCACAACATGTTCTACACGGAACTCCTGCCGCGGAACGTCTTGCTCTTGCGCCGGAACCGGATTGCCCTGCTCACGCTCAACACGATCGGGACGCTCGAAACAACCGTCGTGCGTCAGTACCAGATGCTCTGCCAGGCGCTCGTGGCTGAGGACTACACCAAGGTTTGCGACAGCTTCCTGTCCATGGGGCCGCCGCTCCCGCGCAAGGACCTCAGTGGAATGAGGACTGCGGTCATGCGCTCACTGAAGGTCTGGACCTCGCGCACATACATCAAGAGTTGCTGGTACTCAGAGAAGTCGCTCAGCGCAGCGATGCTGCGGCTGGAGGTCTGCGCAGGCCTGTACCGTCTGCCTGCGTCGTGGGACCTGACGCGACTGCACTTTGCGGAACAGACGCTCGATCGAACGCTGGAGATCCTCGATCGGGGCCTCAGCTGCATCAAGGAGCTCGGCAACTACGCTCGGGCCTCGCAGCGTCGCGCCATCGAGCGCGCCGTCTCCATGAAGTCCATGGGGCAGATGCGAAACCTCTCCGACCTGGTGCAGGTCGGCATGCAGCTTGCGGAGAACTTTCAGTTCGATAATGACTATCTGCGACGTCGTGTCATGGGCTTCCAGGGGAGCGTGGGGCGTGCGGTTCAGGTCGCCAGGCGCATGGTGACCATGCTGATGCGTGTGGCCATGGTCGTGATCGCGCTCGAGGGCTTCCTCTATTTCAAGAACGGGGATCACCTTGCCATGGGACAGGAGGGAGGGCTCCCGGGTCGATGGTTGGGCGACCTGCTCACGCAGAGCCGCTGGACGTGGGTCGTGGTTCTGGCTGGAGTGCTCTACATCGGGCGCTACGTGCTGGGTTTGACGAGGGAACTCTTCAAGGAGGAGATCCGGCCCGTGGGGTCGAGATAATTTCGAGCCTCCGGTGACGCGTCGTGCTTGGAATTTGAATGCGAGGGGTGCATTCTTCCGCGTGCGCCGACACACCAATGCGTGTCGTTGCGCAATGTCCTACAATTTGGGTTCCCGTTCAGTCAGCCCATCCAGCAGGCCAGCCTGAGGCTGTCCTGCATTCGGGGTGCAGGTCGGGGCGCCGTCGGTGTCGCTCGCTCCAGGAACGCAATCCTGCGGCCATGCCCCTGCCATATCGCTCTCCGTGAGAGGAATTGGGAGTCTGAATCGAAGGACCCATAGCCCGCGCTGACCCATGAAAATGCACGATGATCGTGGGCTTGGGGGAGCCTCCATTGAAGAGAACTGTTCGACTCTGGTGGAGCTGCTCCGCCGGAGGGCAGAGCTGCAGCCTTCGGACAGTGCGTATGTGTTTCTGGAGGATGGCGAGGAGGAGGCAGGACGCCTGACCTGGGCGTCTCTCGATCTCGAAGCACGCGCCATTGCTGCGCTTCTGCAGGAAGAACTCAAAGGCGAGCGGGCGCGTGCGTTGTTGCTCTATCCAACGGGCCTCGAGTTCGTCGCGGCCTTCATGGGTTGCCTTTATGCTGGCGTCGTCGGCGTCCCGGCTCCCGCTCCGACGCCAGGACGTGTCGGCAGGACGCTCCCGCGGCTGCGAGCGATCGCGAAGGACGCGCAGGCTTCGCTGGTCCTCACGACGGCGGCCATCGCCGCCGAGCACCGGCTCCTGAATGCTCCGGGGTTCGAGCACGTGCGCTGGGTGCCCACGGATGACATCCCGGGACGGCATCCCGAAGGCTGGCGCGATCCAGGGGCTCGCAGTGAGGATCTGGCCTTTCTTCAGTACACCTCGGGCTCCACGAGCACGCCACGCGGCGCGATGGTCAGCCACGCGAATTTGCTCTGCAATGTCCGAGCATTCACCGTGCCCTGGAGTCACGGGCCGGACAGCGTAATCGTGTCCTGGTTGCCGCATTTTCACGATCTGGGGCTGGTTTACGGCATCGTGCACGCCCTCTACAAGGGATGCCCGTCGATATTGATGTCACCCGTCTCGTTCGTGATGCAGCCAGCACGCTGGCTCCGTGCGATCTCGCGGTATCGGGGGACCCACAGTATGGGCCCCAATTTTGCGTACGAGTTGTGCGTCAGCAAGGTCAAGGACGAGGAAAAAAGACACCTGGATCTGCGCTCGTGGCGCGTCGCCGTGGACGGTGCGGAGCCGATTCGCAGCGAAACCGTCGAGCGATTCACGAAGTCGTTCCAGCTCTGCGGCTTTCGCCGGGAGACCTTCTGCCCAGGCTATGGGCTCGCCGAAGGCACCTTGGTGCTGTCCGCGAAGCCCGCGGAGGAGCTGACTCGGTTCTGTACCGTGGATGGCGAGGCGCTGGACCGGCAGTCTCGTGTGATCGAGGTGGCGGAGGGGACGCCGCATGCTCGAAGGCTCGTGAGCTCTGGCCGCGCGGTGCCAGACACCCAGATCGTGATTGCACACCCGGAATCGTCACGCTCTTGCGGTCCCGGCGAGCTGGGGGAGATCTGGGCCCGGGGCCCGAGCGTGGCCCTCGGGTACTGGAACCGCAGCGACGAGAGTCGGGCGACCTTCGGCGCATCGCTCGAGGATACGGGGCAGGGACCTTTCCTGCGGACTGGCGATCTCGGTTTCCTTCGAGACGGCGAGGTGTTCGTCACTGGCCGGATCAAGGACATGATCATCATACGCGGCCATAACCATTATCCGCACGATATCGAGTGGGTGGTTCAGGACGCACACTCCTCCTTGCGACCGGGTTGCTGCGCAGCCTTTTCAGCCGACGTGGAGGGGGAAGAGCGTCTCGTGGTGGTCGCAGAGATCGACCCGAAGGCGTCGGACCTGCGCAAGGAAGGCGAGCTACTTCAGTCTGCTCAGGCTCAGGAGATCCTTTCCGCAATCCGGCACGCAGTGTCCGAGCAGATCCAGCTGGAGATTTACTCGGTGGTCTTGCTCCAGCCGGGAACGATTGCGAAGACATCCAGCGGAAAGCTCCAGCGCTATGCGTGCCGGGCGATGTGGCTGGAGGGCACCCTCGAGACCCTTGCGAGCTGGCAGCATCAGGCTGCTGCTCCGCCAAGCACGGGCGAGGCTGCTTCGACGACGTCCTCTCGATCCTGGACTGCCGATCGTCTCGAGGAGTGGCTGATCGCGCAGGTCTCGAGCCGTCTGGGCGTTCCGAAGGATGCGATCCAGGTCACGCAGCCCTTCGCCAGGTACGGGTTGAGCTCACTGACCGCGACCAGCCTGGGAGGAGAGCTCGAAGTCCTTCTGGGTCGTCGCTTGCCGCCCACTGCGCTGTGGGATCATCCGAGCATCGCGGCGCTGGCGCGCTACCTGTGCGACGAGCCCGCAGCCACGCCCGTGCAGGTCGTGACCACGAGTCCCGTACATGACGAGCCGATCGCCATCGTGGGAATCGGTTGCCGCTTCCCTGGGGCACGAGGTCCGAAGGATTACTGGCGTCTGCTGCGTGAGGGCAGGGATGCCATCACCGAGATCTCTCCCGACCGCTGGGATCCGGGGCGATTCTTCGAGGCCACGCCGAGCGTGGGGAAGATGAGCACGCGCTGGGGAGGTTTCCTCGATGAGATCCAGCGGTTCGACGCGGATTTCTTCGGTATCGCCCCGAGGGAGGCGGAGCGGATGGATCCGCAGCAACGCATCCTGCTCGAGGTCGCATGGGAGGCGCTCGAAGACGCAGGACTTCCACCCGACCAGCTCGCGGGCAGTCGCACCGGCGTGTTCATCGGTGTGTTCGTCGATGATTACGCTCGGATGCAAAGCACGCCCGAGCAGATCGATACGTACACCGCCACGGGCGGGGCCCGGAGCATCGTGCCCAATCGCCTGTCCTATCTGCTCGACCTTCGAGGCCCGAGCATGGCGGTGGATTCCGCTTGTTCATCGTCACTCGTCGCCATTCATCTGGCATGCCAGAGCTTGCGTTCCGGTGAGTCTACCCTCGCCATCGCGGGCGGGGTCAACGCCATCCTCACCCCGCACAATACCATTGCGATGTCGCAGCTGGGGGCCATGGCGCCTGACGGGCGTTGCAAGGCATTCGATGCGCGCGCCAATGGGTATGTCCGCAGTGAGGGCGCCGGTGTCGTCATCCTCAAACGACTCTCCGACGCACTTCGCGATCGGGACCCGATATACGCGGTCATCCGGGGCAGCGCCGTGAATCAAGATGGGCGCACCAACGGTCTCACCGCGCCCAGCCGTCAGGCGCAAGAGGCTGTGCTTCGAGAGGCCTTCGGGCGGGCGGGGGTTGCCTCGACCGAGGTGCAGTACGTGGAAGCCCACGGGACCGGCACGCCGCTCGGTGATGTGATCGAGGCGAGCGCGCTCGGTGCCGTCCTGTCGTCCGGTGCAAGCCGCCTCTGGCCATGCGCCGTGGGGTCGGTCAAGACGAACATCGGTCATCTGGAGGCGGCCGCGGGGGTCGCAGGGCTCATCAAGGTGGCGCTCGCGATCAAGGAGCGCGAGCTGCCGTCGTCGCTGCACTTCGAGACGCCGAACCCCGGCATTCCCTTCGATGCCCTCGCGCTGCGGGTGCAGCAGACGCTGGGTTCGTGGCCAGCTCCTGATGCGCCGCTGCTCGCCGGTGTGAGCTCGTTCGGGTTTGGAGGGACCAACGCGCACATGGTCTTGCAGGAGGCTCCTCGGGTCCTGAAGCAGACCGCCCCTGAGCTGTCGGCTACCCCTCCGCCGGATGAGTACCTCGTGCCTGTCTCGGCGCAGAGCCGAGCGGCGCTTCGCGAGCTGGTCCGCTCCCTTCGTGACGGCGAGATGCTGCATGGGGTCGACATCGCGGATCTCGCTTACACGGCAGGTGTCCGACGGAGTCATCATGCGCACCGCCTCGCCATTGTCGCGCGTACGCAGGACGAATTGACCGAGCGCCTCTCGGGCTACCTGGAAGGGCGGGAATGCGCTGGGGTGTTCTCGGGAAGCGAGACGTCGAGGCGTCAGCGCAAGATCGTGTTCGTGTTTCCCGGCCAGGGGTCGCAGTGGGCGGGGATGGGGCGGCGCCTGCTCGAGCGCGAGCCTTCCTTCCGGGAGGCGCTGGATGCGTGCGACCGGGTCTTCGAGCCCTACCTGGGATGGTCGATTGTCGGTGCGCTTTCCGGGCCGATCACGGAGGAGCGCCTCTCCGAGGTGGATGTCATTCAGCCGCTCCTTTGCGCGATCCAGATCGCTCTCGCGGCACAGTGGCGTGCCCATGGCGTGGTTCCGGATGCCGTCGTGGGGCACAGCATGGGCGAGGTGGCCGCGGCGCACGTCGCTGGTATCCTCAGCCTGGAAGATGCTGCGCGGATCATCTGCCGCCGTAGCCGACTGCTTCGGACGGTGAGCGGGCATGGGGCGATGGCGCTCGTGGAACTCACGCGGGACGAGGCCCTGCAAGCCCTGGCCGGACACGAGGAAAGTGTCTCGATTGCCGCGCTCAACGGCCCGAGAAGCATCGTGCTCGCGGGTGAGCCCGGCGCGCTGAAGAGCATTCTCCAGACGCTGGAGCGGCGAGACGTCTTCTGTCGCATGATCCGGGTCGATGTGGCCTCGCACAGCCCACAGATGGATCCACTTCGGGCCGAGCTTCTCCAGGCACTCGCGGACGTTCAGCCTGCCGCCGGCGAGGTCCAATTCTACTCGACCGTCACCGGAGAGCGGCTCGAGGGGCAGTCGCTGGACGCTGACTACTGGACGCGGAACCTGCGCGAGCCCGTGCTGTTTTCGAGCGCTGTCGAGGCGCTGCGACGTCATCGGTATGACCTCTTCGTCGAGCTGAGCCCTCACCCGATCCTGGTGCCTGCGTTTGCCAGCACCCCAGTCGCCGCTGCTGGTGTCGCGAGCAGGGAAGAACCGCAGAAGGATACGCCGCTGTGGGCCTTCCCCTCCATGCGCCGTGGAGAACCGGAGCGGGCCGTACTGCTGGAGTCGTTGGGCGGGCTGTATGCGCTCGGGCACCCAGTGAACTGGGCTGCGCTTCACCCTCAAGGGGGTCGCTGCGTCCCTCTGCCCTCGTATCCGTGGCAAGGAGATCGGTACTG is part of the Chondromyces crocatus genome and encodes:
- a CDS encoding ABC1 kinase family protein; amino-acid sequence: MAPVHADPEKYALRVRLFMESMGGLWVKVGQILAMRRDLFSEAFCNELSRLQNRAHGFPAHYARSIIEEELGAPIDSIFVEFDDRPLAAASVGQAHRARLKDNGVEVVVKVQRPNAKASFEKDFVLLRRLVRFLTFIRFSPESRWSEMYTEVESAILEELDYRQEATSLRRMRKNLRDHKIYVPKVFLSFCTDRVLVMEMVHGVYMSEYIQTVVANPDRARAWLKENQISASRLGKRLWFSYLRQLFEDNLYHCDLHPGNILVMRKGRITLIDFGSVATSDRSQLEKFRLLYKAMGDKDFRKVAEMFLLLAPPLPNKDLTEAKEDVVRLFREFESLVKVKALPYHQKSLSRLLGDTANVLASHGVPAAWDFLRVTRSSTTLDASLMFLVPDIDFLKIAQQHVRSESGRQQNKKRSDPKLVRAQLANMAEQGGMLTKFAENAYFEGEYLRQRALPFEGYISKATHVGFTVFHLLARAALLSALVLIVGYAHQHFDAFGALRGQWVYAQLERIPRLSSTFWLLCTFVALYTVHEFTLMRGIFEEPEPTRPEGDRR
- a CDS encoding AarF/ABC1/UbiB kinase family protein, producing MASRKFKEEWAPTPLRFQADVRARAEKSEFSRPVSGFGGLFVAGWFFLVMAFRVLAIRLWPAFGRGRYDSRENGRYVRRFVERMGGMWVVMARMASLRVDLLGAGLCQELSLTRDRAMPVPMGVLRKVIDEELQKRGATVDQVFDELHERPMNARAFSQFHLGRLKEGGHQVVVRVRPPDAVQRAKTDWAHMQFFLGLFERFGILPHLRWKALMFEVKKATDDQLDFRTEEAEVRRISKILRSRRIYVPRLHRRYTGERLLVSEYIRGVSVEDLDVALRQDREGVALWMQQNGINPPRICRRLFQARLELLFEHNMFYTELLPRNVLLLRRNRIALLTLNTIGTLETTVVRQYQMLCQALVAEDYTKVCDSFLSMGPPLPRKDLSGMRTAVMRSLKVWTSRTYIKSCWYSEKSLSAAMLRLEVCAGLYRLPASWDLTRLHFAEQTLDRTLEILDRGLSCIKELGNYARASQRRAIERAVSMKSMGQMRNLSDLVQVGMQLAENFQFDNDYLRRRVMGFQGSVGRAVQVARRMVTMLMRVAMVVIALEGFLYFKNGDHLAMGQEGGLPGRWLGDLLTQSRWTWVVVLAGVLYIGRYVLGLTRELFKEEIRPVGSR
- a CDS encoding type I polyketide synthase; amino-acid sequence: MKMHDDRGLGGASIEENCSTLVELLRRRAELQPSDSAYVFLEDGEEEAGRLTWASLDLEARAIAALLQEELKGERARALLLYPTGLEFVAAFMGCLYAGVVGVPAPAPTPGRVGRTLPRLRAIAKDAQASLVLTTAAIAAEHRLLNAPGFEHVRWVPTDDIPGRHPEGWRDPGARSEDLAFLQYTSGSTSTPRGAMVSHANLLCNVRAFTVPWSHGPDSVIVSWLPHFHDLGLVYGIVHALYKGCPSILMSPVSFVMQPARWLRAISRYRGTHSMGPNFAYELCVSKVKDEEKRHLDLRSWRVAVDGAEPIRSETVERFTKSFQLCGFRRETFCPGYGLAEGTLVLSAKPAEELTRFCTVDGEALDRQSRVIEVAEGTPHARRLVSSGRAVPDTQIVIAHPESSRSCGPGELGEIWARGPSVALGYWNRSDESRATFGASLEDTGQGPFLRTGDLGFLRDGEVFVTGRIKDMIIIRGHNHYPHDIEWVVQDAHSSLRPGCCAAFSADVEGEERLVVVAEIDPKASDLRKEGELLQSAQAQEILSAIRHAVSEQIQLEIYSVVLLQPGTIAKTSSGKLQRYACRAMWLEGTLETLASWQHQAAAPPSTGEAASTTSSRSWTADRLEEWLIAQVSSRLGVPKDAIQVTQPFARYGLSSLTATSLGGELEVLLGRRLPPTALWDHPSIAALARYLCDEPAATPVQVVTTSPVHDEPIAIVGIGCRFPGARGPKDYWRLLREGRDAITEISPDRWDPGRFFEATPSVGKMSTRWGGFLDEIQRFDADFFGIAPREAERMDPQQRILLEVAWEALEDAGLPPDQLAGSRTGVFIGVFVDDYARMQSTPEQIDTYTATGGARSIVPNRLSYLLDLRGPSMAVDSACSSSLVAIHLACQSLRSGESTLAIAGGVNAILTPHNTIAMSQLGAMAPDGRCKAFDARANGYVRSEGAGVVILKRLSDALRDRDPIYAVIRGSAVNQDGRTNGLTAPSRQAQEAVLREAFGRAGVASTEVQYVEAHGTGTPLGDVIEASALGAVLSSGASRLWPCAVGSVKTNIGHLEAAAGVAGLIKVALAIKERELPSSLHFETPNPGIPFDALALRVQQTLGSWPAPDAPLLAGVSSFGFGGTNAHMVLQEAPRVLKQTAPELSATPPPDEYLVPVSAQSRAALRELVRSLRDGEMLHGVDIADLAYTAGVRRSHHAHRLAIVARTQDELTERLSGYLEGRECAGVFSGSETSRRQRKIVFVFPGQGSQWAGMGRRLLEREPSFREALDACDRVFEPYLGWSIVGALSGPITEERLSEVDVIQPLLCAIQIALAAQWRAHGVVPDAVVGHSMGEVAAAHVAGILSLEDAARIICRRSRLLRTVSGHGAMALVELTRDEALQALAGHEESVSIAALNGPRSIVLAGEPGALKSILQTLERRDVFCRMIRVDVASHSPQMDPLRAELLQALADVQPAAGEVQFYSTVTGERLEGQSLDADYWTRNLREPVLFSSAVEALRRHRYDLFVELSPHPILVPAFASTPVAAAGVASREEPQKDTPLWAFPSMRRGEPERAVLLESLGGLYALGHPVNWAALHPQGGRCVPLPSYPWQGDRYWIDQATTSSPATASRTVSPPTEGAEGTPMRFYDALAKATGAKLEERYLTFGVLPRTVGDFSWILSAYGMHERPEHAEVLLEGQRELRRVLFGSIDFSEVRSVLDFGCGYASDLIALGSRHRHLTLDGYTLSAEQATVGREKIAAAGLAGRIAIHHRDSSKDDFPEARDLIFGFEVATHIKDKNALLSNIRRHLSDGGVLALADFFSTGSSIDFQDTASYSVTPSEWTELLSGNQLRVLECIDISAEVVRFLHDPAFEEHLSRIEASVGLTEVEKTYYRAMDNFGRALERGILRYVLMVSQKDRRATQDALTRLNQRVLAAPTPYASYERALRSEPVRYEDWFYEAQWEPRPRRGDVVAAPSGNAPWILFADQGGVGQALEALLTQSGEPCVLVTAASTYERQQADRYAIRPHHPEDLQRVIEEVLGANPSGCGGVVHLWSLDAPHPAEGGVSALGKAMELGCVSALHLVQALADKATSSRPRLFIVTRGAQPAGESTRSVAVAQAPLWGLGRTLSLELQGLWGGLMDLDPEPSPADAEHLFAELRASDEEDQVAFRQGRRWVARLERRAAQQGTAPPSLRGDASYLITGGLGDLGLRVAGWMVDRGARHLVLMSRTRLPERDTWHALAPESREASWVEAITAMEASGATVRHVAVDVADADQMRAFQEMARREAWPPIQGVVHAAGVARPQSLLDVDDATLWETLRPKVTGAWLLHEMFEDAPLDFFVLFSSGSTLLSSPGLGSYAAANAFLDALAHHRRAQGKAASSINWGFWAEVGMAAREQRRLGSSAHQGFRPEEGLEILGGLLGELPVQRAVMRVDWQQWRAHYPSAASAPFLSRLVEPVQIQAPAEVLPPDVLRTLTAARTGWQRRSLLEAFLREQLALVLKSSPARVDEAAPLRSMGVDSLMAIEFRNRLEASLGLVLPATLVWTYPTLSDLATHLATKLGLSLEDRAEREIELSPTPPAAPALDGLSIDEVASLLEEKLSALKPG